The genomic interval CTGCTGGTTAGCACGATCGAACACAGCTTGCGGCTGCTGACTTTTTGCAACGCTGACACACCCCAAAAAGAACACAGCTGACAAAAAAATATTAGAAAAGAAACGCGATCGAGCTACCATTATAATACTTTTTTCAATTTTTCGAGCGTACTTTCGGCCAGACCTACATGCGATTTCAAATATGCATGCGAACTGTCGGGAGCATAACTAATAGATGCGCATTTATCCAATAGCATACGTACATTTTTAATAAGATTTTGATCTACATTATTGTCCGCAAGCGCATCAACATAATCTGCATTAGAGAGACCGGCCTGCGGCAAATTGAGGCGATCACTTATAAATCCGGTAAGTGCTTTTTGCAGCATATTATACGCTTCTTTGATATTACCATTTTTGGATCTGCTGATAGCTTCCTGTAGTCGATCATGCGCCTTTTCGGTTGCTTGTTGCGAACGGGCAAAAGCTTGATCAGTATTCATTTTTTCGATATATGACTTTTGCCAGTAACCGACTCCAAAAATAATTAACGGGAACAGCCCCCCAACCCAAAACCACCAGCTACTAACCAAAGTTACTGAAGTAGGTGTAATCCATGATGCAAGTCCGGTAACAGGCCGTACAGGAAACTCTTGCTGACTATTTGATGCTACTGCAGCATCGGGATTAGCAGCCACTTCAAAGTTAATTTCTGACAGTGTTGTGGTAATATATTTATTTTGTGAAGGGTTAAAGTATGAAACCTTATGAGCCGGAATGGTATAGCTGCCGGGAGATCGTGCAATCACGACATCAGTAAATGTCTTGCGTCCGCTAATTTTATGATCTTTGCGATCGAGTGTGGAATTTTGCTGTGGCTCATACACTTCCAGTCCGTCAGGCAGCTGGTATTCAGGCTTAGTTATCAGCGGGATATTGCCGGTTCCCTCAATCCGGGTAGTTAGCTCAACGGTCTCTCCAACCTTTGTGCTGTTGGTATTTATAAAACGAGAAATATTAAAAAATCCGACTGCTCCCAAGTAATTACTATCGTCCGCATCAGGAACAGATTTAACAGTCAACTTAAGCGGATCGCTGCTTAACTCAACCTTACGCCTATTGCCTGAACCGAAGAAACTACTAAATGGATTGCCACTGCCTCTCCCTGACTGTACGGACACAATAATTTCATAGGGACTAATTTCTAGTTCTCCCGCCTTAGTGGGGAAAAGAGAAAACTGCAGCAGTCGCGCTTTGCGATAACGGACACCGTCAATTACAGTTGAAGAGGCTTGGGGACGACTTGCATTCTTAAGTTCTTCCTTCCAAAAACCTTCAGCCTTCCAGCCCGGCACCGGTTGATAAGAACTAACTTCCAGCCCATCCTTAAAAAAGAGAATAACATCAGCTATAATTTGCTGTCCCGTAACGGGTTTCTGATCAGAAACCTCCATCTTCAGAAAAATTTCCGGCTGACCAGAACTGCCCGACTCCGCCGCTTTATTACGATCAATAATTTCAATATCAATGGGATCAGTCTGATACGTGTTACCATCAATGGTTATACTGGCCGAGGGAATTTGATACGCACCTTTATTCTGCGCCGTCAAATAGTAGGTATAGGTATAACTGGTACTGCTTTGTCCATTTACATAGCTGTAACTTCGAGAAGTAGAAGGAGTATTGCTGAGCAGGCGCACCCCCTCAAATTCGGGCAACTGTGGGCGGGATACATCATTAAAGTTACCACTTATTTTTACTGAAAACTTAACACGTTCTCCGTGATAAATGGTCGTTTGTGAAACACTGGCACTCACCGACACCGAAGACTGAGCATGCGCCGAGTCAAAAATTGCTCCTAACAGACAGAGCCCGAAAAGAAATATCCCAAACCGTTTACCAATCCTTCTCATTCTTACTCTTGCTGGACTTTGATTTCTTTTTCTTAAACTGTTGCAACAACTTCTTTTCTTTTTGCTCAAGAGCCTTCAAAATCTTTTCTGCCTCTGCCTGACTTACCTTCTGTGGCTGTTTTTGTTGCTTTTTCTGTTTCTGGTTCTCTTGTTTTTGCTTATTCTGCTGCTGCTTCTGTTTATTTTGCTGTTGCTTATTCTTCTGATTCTTTTTCTGTTGGTCCTTATTCTGTTCTTGCTGGTCCTTCTTTTGCTGATCCTTATTTTGTTGTTGGTTCTTCTTGTTCTGATTCTTTTTATTCTTCTGATTATCCTGCTTTTTCTTGAGGGCCAGCTCAAAATTATGCTTGGCATCGCTGTCGGCATTCATATGGCGCAACGACTGCTTATAATACTCTGATGCTTTTTCCCATTTTTTATCCTTAGCTAATACATTGCCAATGTTATAATTAGCCCGCGCCTTATCCTTCGGACCATCAACCATTGTTTTATATTGCTCAAAGGTACGAATAGCTTCTTCGGATTTACCTGCCTTGGCCTGTGCATTAGCTAGATTAAAAAATAGTTTTGCATTCTTGGGATTGGCATCTATTGCCTTTTTATAAAGGGTTATTGCTTCTTCATAATTGGCGTTTTCATAAGCTTCATTAGCCTTTCGCGCATTATCAGAAACAGCACCAGTCAACAAAAAGGCAATAAACAAGATTAAAAAATATCTCATACTATTCTGTAATTTTAAGTTTGCCTAATATAACGAGCAAAAGCCGCTGAAGATTGTAGCCATTAATCCATGTTTTCGGCAATTTCCAGCGTTTTTTTATCCATTTTCATATTTGTAAACACATTTGATACGTCATCATTATCTTCAAACTTTTCCATCAGTTTAAAGTTCGATTCAGCCACATTCGGCTCCACGGCTACATCCGTCATGGGAATGCGAATAAGTTCGGCCGACTCAATATCATACTCCATCTCTTCAAGCTCTTCACGTACGTCGTACATGCTTTCACGACTAGTCGTCACGTTAAAAAACTCACCTTCAGTATCAATTTCTTCGGCCCCGGCATCTATAGCATTAAGCATAAATTCTTCCTCATCATGATCATCACTTTTAACGCGAATCATTCCTTTTTGTTCAAAAAGATAATCCACCGATCCATCGGTACCCAAATTACCACCATGTGTTGAAAAAATGTGCCGTATATCACCTACAGTTCTGTTGTAATTATTGGTCGTCACCTCAATAAAATAGGCAATACCTCCTGGACCGTATCCCTCGTAGGTAGCATCTTCGTATTTTCCGTCTCCTTCATCAAGTTCACCCGTTCCCTTTTTTATGGCACGCTCTATATTATCCTTGGGAACGTTGTCACTTTTGGCATTGTCAATAGCCGTATCCAGACGGGGATTCATCTCTGGATCGCCACCACCTTCACGAGCTGCTACCGTAATTTCACGCAGGTGTTTATTAAATAACTTATTCCGCTTTTTGTCTTCTTTGGCCTTTTTATGCTTAATATTTGACCACTTGGAATGACCCGCCATAATGAAAATACTTTGTTTTAAGTGTATGGTAAAAATACTGTATTTTCAGCAATAATCTACAAGCACATAAGCTTAAATATAACAGATAACAACCGTTGCACCTAATAGCCTGCAATGGAAATGAGAATGGAATTTATTTTGTTAGCTAGCGTAGAGAACTATCTTTTCAGCCAATTTATTTACTGATATAATGAATATAGGAATTGTTTGTTACCCCACTTTTGGAGGAAGCGGCGTCGTTGCCACTGAACTAGCCAAGGGCCTGGCCGAACGCGATCATAATGTACACGTTTTAAGCTACGACCGTCCTGCACGGCTGGATACGTTCCGGACCAATATTTCGTATCATGAAGTGAACATGAATACCTATCCACTGTTTGAATATCCTCCCTATGATTTGGCTCTGGCTAACCAGATGGCAAATTTGATTGAGTATGAGGATATTGATGTACTGCACGTTCATTATGCTATTCCCCACGCCACCAGTGCTTATCTGGCTAAACAGATTCTGGGTGACAAGGCAACCGACGTTCCTTTGATTACCACTCTCCACGGTACTGATATTACAATTGTGGGTAGCGATCCCAGCTACAAAAGTATAGTTGATTTTTCCATCAATCAGAGTGACGGCGTTACGGCAGTATCTAAATATCTACGGGATGAAACTTACGACCGCTTCGACATCAAAAAAGAAATCGCCGTCATCCCCAACTTTATTGATTTAGAGCGTTTTCAACGATCGGATAAAGAGCACTTCCGCAAAGCCATAAGTCCCGATGATGAAAAAATCATTGTTCATGTCTCCAACTTCCGCGAGGTTAAGCGCGTACCCGATGTAGTATCTGTTTTTGATCATGTATTAAAAAACGACATCAAGGCCAAGTTACTGCTTGTAGGTGACGGACCCGATCGCAATCGTGCCGAGCGACGATGCCGCGAGCTGGGAGTTTGCGACCAGGTTCGCTTTCTAGGCAAACAGGACCAGGTAGAAGAAGTGCTTTCTATTGCAGATCTGTTCCTTATTCCCTCTGGTTCAGAAACATTTGGCTTGGCAGCTTTGGAAGCTATGAGCTGCAGCGTGCCGGTAATCAGCTCGAATATTGGTGGATTGCCGGAAGTAAACATTCACGGCGAAACAGGTTTTCTTTGCGATCTGGGTGATATTGATGAGATGGGACAATATGCAGTAGATATCCTTTCGGATGAGGATCTTCACAAACGAATAGCAAAAAATGCTCGTAAGCAGGCTGAAAAGTTTGAGATGAGTAAGGTCATCACACAGTACGAAGAATATTACAAGCAATGCCGCGCTGAAATAACAGAACAGACGGGCTGATCCATCGCTTCATCATTTTTCAACTTGTAATAATAATACTTGTGATGTTTAATGCTCTGTATACTTTGAAAATACTATTCGAACGGTCATTACTTTATTCGTAATAGACAACCTTAACAATTCTTCAAACCCTCTTCATAATTTTCACTTGAATGGACTATTCTGAATCCTCCCCTCCGCTGCGTGCCTTAGCCTATATCATTTTCGGCGCTGCGATGGTGAGTTTTACTTCTGTACTGGTAGAAGTAGCACATGTTGGTGCCACGGCTACTGCCTTCTATCGGATGTTTTTCGGTGGCATTATTCTATTCGGGATCACACTTGTTCGGGGTGACCGTATCTGGCTGGGCATTAAAAGTCTGGGAATCCCTTTACTATGTGCTTTCCTATTTAGCCTGGACCTGTTTTTTTGGCATCGTAGCATTAATTTTGTGGGGCCGGGACTAGCAACTATTCTCGGCAATATGCAGGTATTTTTTGTAGCCCTTTTTGCCGTTTGGTTTCTCAAAGAAAAGTTAGGCTGGCGATTGATGGTTGCGATCCCATTCGCCGTACTGGGATTATTTTTGATCGTACGCACTGGCTGGGGACAACAGGGGGGTGCCGTAAAATTAGGCGTACTCTATGGGTTACTTACAGCTCTTTCGTACGCACTGTACATACTTATCCTTCGTAAATCACAAACCACCGGACAAAAGCTGCAGTATTCCCTTATCCCCAACATGGCGTGGGTCAGCTTGCTATCTGCTTTATTGCTGGGCATCACTGTATTGGTCGAACCCCATGCACATTTTGTAATTCCTGACCTGCAAACCTGGGGTGCCTTAATAGGTCTCGGCATCATGGGACAAGTACTGGGCTGGGTATGCATCTCCAAGGGATTGCCCAAAGTAGATGCTTCGATAGGTGGACTGGCGCTGCTGTTACAACCAGCACTCGCTCTTATGTGGGATATCCTGTTTTTTGGTCGCCCCACAACTGCACTCGAATACGTGGGCGCGGCTGTTGTGTTGGGTGCTATTTATCTGGGATCTACAAAAAGTAAAAAAGGTGATTCCTGAGAAATAAATTCATGGGCTGATTTTCTCTCAATACCCTTTCATTGTAAATACCAATCCCGCTGTATCGCCACAACATGGCATAGTAACAAATAAAAAAGGCCTGCTAAGTTTTGAATTTTAGCAGGCCTGGAAACAAAATACTATTCAGTTTATGATGCCGGTGCTAGTACATTTGACACTTCTGCCGCCGCATCCTTAAGCAATACTGCCGAGATTACATTTAGATCAGAATTATCGATAATCTCTTTGGCTTCTTCGGCGTTGGTACCTTGCAAGCGAACAATAATAGGTACATCATCCACTTTTTGTGCAATTTCAGGATCTTTAACTGCCTCAATTACACCGTTGGCTACGCGATCGCAGCGAACGATACCGCCAAAAATGTTAATTAGGATAGCCTGTACATTTTCATCTTCCAGAATAATGCGAAATCCATTTTTCACTGTTTCGGCATTGGCACTCCCGCCTACATCCAGGAAGTTAGCCGGCTCACCGCCCGAAAGCTTAATGATATCCATCGTAGCCATCGCAAGTCCGGCACCATTGACCATACAGCCTACGTTGCCGTCCAAATTCACGTAATTCAAGCCAAACTCGGAAGCTTCCAGCTCAACAGGGTTTTCTTCTGATTTATCCCGCAGCTTCTCAATATCGCTGTGTCGGTAAAGCGCATTGTCATCAAAAGTCATCTTGGCATCCAACGCCATCACATCACCACCGGGCGTAAGTACCAGCGGATTAATTTCGACAAGATTAGCATCCGTCTCCAGATAACAATTGTAAAGCGCCATAATAAACTTGACCGCTTTCTTAAAAGCATCGCCTTCAAGTCCCAACGCAAAGGCCAAATGCCGCGCTTGGTTATGTTGCAGATCCATACCCGGCTCTACCCATTCTTTGACAATCTTTTCAGGTGTCTCTTCGGCTACCGTTTCAATATCCATTCCTCCTTCGGTAGAGACCATAATCACGTTTTTGCTCTTCGCGCGATCAAGCAAAATGCCCAGGTAAAACTCTTGCTCAATTTCCACGCCGTCAGTTACGTAAATACGTTTAACTTTTTGTCCTTCTTCACCGGTCTGTTTAGTCACTAACACATCACCGAGCATTGATTCTGCAGCGTCACGGACTTCATCTATAGTATCGCAGAGAATAACGCCGCTGGCACCGCTGTTTTTCGTTTCGCCTTTCCCGCGCCCGCCGGCATGAATCTGTGCCTTAACCACAAAGAGGGTGGCGCCATTGGCCTTCATTTCTTCAGCAGCTTTAACGGCTTCATCGACTTCCGTAGTCGCAACACCAGCTGGAACCGGTACATTATAATCTTTTAAAATTTCTTTGGCCTGATACTCGTGAATTTTCATAACAACAATGCTGTAATTAGTAATTAGATCTAAACTCGAAATATGGGATACTATAAATCTATCCCTTCATAAACTATATGCAATAAATTTGAGCGGTTAATATAATAAATGAATGGCAAGAAATTCAGGCAATTACCAAATTATTTAATAGTCGAACCAATACTAAATATCACCGGCCACATTTATTGATAACACTTCAGCAATAATAATTTCATAGCCACTATACCAGCGTTCGTACTGCTGTTTAGCTTTTTGGTGTTTGGGATGCCGGGAAAATTCCTGCAGCTCTTCTCTGCTTTCCCAATAATATATAACCGACTGTGTATTGGTCTCAGGATCTTGCCACCATCGTTTCCCCAGGAATCCGGGACTGTCGTGAGCCGCTTCGTCTATTGCATCATTCAGGCACTCAAAATCATCATCCAGCTCCTTGGTACGAAAATTAAAGGTTGCCGAATATACTGGTGTATTTTCACTTTGAATCCGCTTTTTTAACTCTCGTATATTTGCTTCCATTTGTGACCTATGATTCTATTTTTTCCAAGGCATTTGATATCATCTCGGAAAGAACTTCCATATAGCGTTCTCCGAGGACTTCTTTCTTATTTTCTTTGAGCTGCTCCCACTGCCCACCAATTTCCTTAGCTCGCTCACTTCCTTTAGTTGTACATACAATTAGTGATTTTCTTCCCTCTGAGGATCGTTGAACCAGCTCCCGTTGCTCCAGCTTTTGCACTAAGCGACTAATAGTAGAAGGCTTTAGATATAGCTTTTGAGCAAGCATGCTCGGCTGTATATCAGGATGTTGATCTACCAGCATTAATATCAGGGCATGGGATACAGACAAACCAAACCGAGCAAACTGATCTTCAGCTTCAGAGCTCAGCTTACGAGCCAGCGCACCGGCCAAGAAAAAGATATTCTCATCTAGTATCGAATCTGATTGGTCTGTCATATCAACTATTTTGTTTGCACATACAAATAAAGTATAGCCTTTAAAAAACACTTATACAAACCAGTCAGAACTTGGCTTCCTGTCGCTTAGTTTACCACTCCGAGTCCCAAGAAATCATAAGAGGGGTCTAAAGCGTACATCTTGCTAACCCTATATCTCCACATCCCAAATGCGCTTGCAATAGTTTTTAATAGCCCGATCTGACGAAAAGTATCCCATATTGGCTATATTGATTATAGCCTTGCGGTTCCAATCGAACGAACTGCGATAATTATACTCAACCTCTCGCTGCTTCTGTATATACTGCCGATAATCAGCTAGTATCATAAAGTAATCACCCTGGTTTAGCAGTGCGTTAGTAATAGGATGAAAAAGATCGGGCTGATCAGGACTAAAATAACCGCCGTGAATTTGGTCAATAACCTTTTTGAGTTCCTCATCCGATTTATAAAACCGCTGCGGATCATATCCGCTGTCGCGCAGCTGTTGGATTTCATTAACTGTATGGCCAAAGATAAAGATATTATCCTTACCAACCTGTTCACGGATCTCAATATTAGCTCCGTCCAGCGTCCCAATAGTTAGTGCACCATTAAGGGCAAATTTCATATTTCCAGTTCCCGACGCTTCCATTCCCGCTGTGGATATCTGCTCAGAAAGATCAGCCGCCGGAATCATTTTTTCGGCCAGCGAGACGCTGTAATTTTGCAAAAAAAGCACTCTCAGCGTTGACCCAACTTCCGGGTCGTTATTAATAGTGTTAGCAACATTGTTGATCAGCTTAATATACAGCTGCGCCATTTTATAACCCGGAGCAGCTTTTCCGGCAAACAGCAGTACACGCGGCTCAATATCGGCTTCGGGATTTTCTTTAAGCCGATTGTAAAGCGTAATAGCATGCATCAAAGCCAGTAACTGGCGCTTGTACTCGTGAATCCGTTTAATATGGATATCAAAAATAGCATCCGGATCCACCGTAATATCCATAGTCTTCTTGATGTACCCGGCTAACGCTTTCTTATTCTGCAACTTAATTTCACTGAACAATTCTTGGAAAGATTCATCTTCTGCAAATTGCTCTACTTGATTTAGCTGATCTAAATCGGTAATCCACTCCTCTCCAATACGATCCGTAATTAAATCAGCCAGCGGACGATTACACTGACGAAGCCAGCGGCGGGGCGTAACGCCATTGGTAACGTTCGTAAATTTATTATCATAAATGTCGCTAAAATCACGAAAAATCGTCTCTTTCATGAGTCGGCTATGCAACTCAGAAACACCATTTACTTTCTGAGATCCGATAATGCCAAGATTCCCCATACGAATCATGGCGTCCTTCTCATCACTAATAATCCGCATGCGATCCTGCTTGCTTCCTTCACCGCCGGATATTTCAAGAGTATTCAAAAAACGACGATCGATTTCCCGGATAATCTGCGTATGCCGCGGCAATAGCTCCGACATCAGCGAAAGCGGCCACTTTTCAAGTGCTTCGGGCATAAGTGTATGGTTGGTGTAGTTGACCGTCTGGGTAACAATATCCCAGGCCGGTTCCCACTTCATACCTTCCTGATCCATCAGCACCCGCATCAGCTCGGGAATCGCCAAATTTGGATGGGTATCGTTGCACTGCACCGCCATTTGTTGTGGAATTTTACGTAAGTCGTCAAACTGTTTTTTAAACCGGTTCATGGCATCCTGCAGCGAGGCCGAAACTAAAAAATATTCCTGTTTTAACCGCAGCTCTTGCCCCTTAAACACTTTGTCATTGGGATATAGGACGCGCGAAATATTTTCTTCAAGTAGATTGTTCCGCACGGCATTAATATAGTCTCCTTGGTTAAAGCTTTTCAGGTCAAATCCTTTGTCGGAGGTTGCTTTCCAAAGTCGTAAGTTATTAACTACATCATTTCGAAAACCGGGGATGGGAGTATCATAGGCAAGGGCCGTAACAGTATCGGTATTTATCCAGCTAAAATGGGTGCGTCCATTTTCATCTTTGTGTGTGGTAGTTTCGCCGTAAAATTCTACCGGATACTTTTTCTTGGGACGCACGACGCTCCATGGATAACCATACTGCAGCCAAAGGTCCGGCTTTTCAACCTGCCAGCCATCTTTGATAGCCTGATCAAAAATACCATAATCGTAGCGGATGCCGTAGCCAAGTCCCGGTACCCCCAACGTAGCCATGGAGTCCAAAAAACAGGCGGCAAGACGTCCCAGCCCCCCGTTACCGAGACCGGCATCAACCTCGGCCTCACGCACTTTATCATAGTCTAATCCCAGATCTTCGATAGCATCAGCGGCCGCGTCCTGCAGCCCCAGATTAATGAGCATATTATCCATCAGACGGCCAATAAGATATTCCATCGATAGGTAATACACCCGCTTTGATTTATGCTGATAGTAATTTTGCTGGGTGTTTATCCACCGATCGTGCAACCGATCCATGACGGCCAGAACTACACTGCGATAGTGGTCCCACTCGGTTGAGGAAAATTTATCTTTGGCCAGCGTATAGTGCAGGTGCTGACGGATATCCTCCCGAAAGGAATCTATATCCATGCCGGTGCGGGGAGATATATTAGGATCTGTACTCATAGTTTTAGAACCGCAACGTGCGCAATAAAAGAATTAATGTCAAAATGGGGTTTATGTATCCTTTTACTCACCTTCGCATATCACCCAGTACCCTCTGCGACTATACTTTCTAAATAAAAAAGGCAGCCACCGTAAAGTGACCGCCCTTTATAATGTTACCTTACTATTTTACGGGTTGGGACACGTACCCCACTGTGGTTGAATACCACTATTACCGTCGAAACCGGCACCGTCATCAAATGCTGATGGTTTTGAACCGATCTGACTCACACACCAGCCACTGATGTCTTGGTCAAAATTGGTGGCATTTTCAAACATGCGCTTCATATCGGTCACATTGGATACGTCCCAACTGCTGAGGTCCTGGTTGAAGCTACTAGCTCCGCTAAACATCCTATACATACTGGTGACCGCCGACACCTCCCAATTGCTGATATCCCCGTTGAAGGCGGAAGCACCGGAAAATATACCTCCCATAGTTGTCACAGATGATACATCCCAGGTGCCTATATCTTGATTAAAAGAGCGCGCAAAGAAAAACATACCGGTCATATTTGTCACAGAGGAAACATCCCAACTGCTAATATCTTGGTTAAAAGAACTTGCACTGGTAAACATATTGGCCATATCAGTTACATTTCCAACATTCCAGTTGCTGAGGTCTCCATTAAAGTTGCTAGCATTCCTGAACATAAATTTCATGTCCGTCACAAGCGAAACGTCCCAACCACCGATATCTTGGTTAAAGCTACTGGCTCCTTTAAACATACTCCCCATATTAGTAACCCCCGACACGTCCCAACTGCCAATGTTGCCGTTAAAATTGCTGGCTCCATCAAATAAATTACTCATATCGGTGATTCCACTGGTGCAAGTAGTAGGCGCATTGGAAGGAGTGATCTGTCCCACACGTCGTTTAGTATAGGTGGTGCCACCGATCGTGCCGGTATCACCCACGCTGGCGTTCTCACACTTAATAGTCACTCCGTTGGAGGCTAGGTAAAATGCCGCTTGTCCAAATACGGCGGTCACTTGTTTGGGGGCGTCAATGGTGATCTGATCCGGGTTTGTGCTACCACTAAGATCATCCTGCCATTCGACAAACTCCCAGCCAGTGGCGGGATTTCCTGTCAATTCTACGACCGTGCCCGCCTCATAATTTTTAGCCTGTACTACGGTTTCATCAACGGCTCCACTACCCTGTGTCGTTATATCAAGCTTGTAGGTTTTTTTCTCAAATACAGCTGTCACCTGCTTTGCCTGGTCTATGGTAATCTGTGCCGGATTCTTGCTGCCGGTCATGTCCCCTTGCCACTTTACGAACTTCCAATCCGTATCGGGATTGGCGGTCAGCTCTACCACCGTGCCGGCCTCGTAATCGGTGGGCTTGGGGGAGACTACCTGCTCGTCCACGGTGCCCTGTCCGGTGGTATCCACGGTAAGGGCATACTGCTTTTTGGCAAAGATTGCCGTAATGGTTTTATCTGCGTCCATGGTCACCGACCCCGAAGCACTGCTTCCGCTGTAGTCCCCTTCCCAGTGGTCAAACCGCCACTGTGGGTTGGCGGTGGCGCTGATGGTGACGGTGGTGCCCTCATCGTAGGCGCTGTCGGCCGGGGCTACGCTGCCGCCCTGGCCGGGAGAGGCACTGAGCGTTAAAGTATGTTGTGGGGTCGAACCCGAAGAGCCGCAGCCGCCAAGCACCAAAAGCATGCCCAGGAATACAGCTATAAATTGTAACGATTTCATAATAGTAACGGTTTATTCATGATGATTGGTTAAAATATATTTGGAGCGGCTGAAACACTTGGCCCTCCACTAGTTTTATGCGTAAAAAATTGAGAAATAGGCCATTTTTTAGAAAAGAGAATATCCTCTCTTTAAAAAGTCCTGTGCGGGTCCAAAATTAATACCTAAGCCAAATGTGCAACTTGCTCTGCGGTTCGGTTTTTTAAATCGCAATGATTGCCTAAGCTCTAAAGGAGTTACACTACTGAAAATATGTCTCTGCGGGAGTGTATCTCCCATGTAACTACAATTCTAATCAACCCTTTCGATAAATGCCATAATCCGGTTCAAAACCGGGTTTGGTGAGACTACAGGGAAAATCCAGATCCAGTAAACGCTTATA from Fodinibius salinus carries:
- a CDS encoding YebC/PmpR family DNA-binding transcriptional regulator, with the translated sequence MAGHSKWSNIKHKKAKEDKKRNKLFNKHLREITVAAREGGGDPEMNPRLDTAIDNAKSDNVPKDNIERAIKKGTGELDEGDGKYEDATYEGYGPGGIAYFIEVTTNNYNRTVGDIRHIFSTHGGNLGTDGSVDYLFEQKGMIRVKSDDHDEEEFMLNAIDAGAEEIDTEGEFFNVTTSRESMYDVREELEEMEYDIESAELIRIPMTDVAVEPNVAESNFKLMEKFEDNDDVSNVFTNMKMDKKTLEIAENMD
- a CDS encoding antibiotic biosynthesis monooxygenase family protein; its protein translation is MEANIRELKKRIQSENTPVYSATFNFRTKELDDDFECLNDAIDEAAHDSPGFLGKRWWQDPETNTQSVIYYWESREELQEFSRHPKHQKAKQQYERWYSGYEIIIAEVLSINVAGDI
- a CDS encoding DMT family transporter — its product is MDYSESSPPLRALAYIIFGAAMVSFTSVLVEVAHVGATATAFYRMFFGGIILFGITLVRGDRIWLGIKSLGIPLLCAFLFSLDLFFWHRSINFVGPGLATILGNMQVFFVALFAVWFLKEKLGWRLMVAIPFAVLGLFLIVRTGWGQQGGAVKLGVLYGLLTALSYALYILILRKSQTTGQKLQYSLIPNMAWVSLLSALLLGITVLVEPHAHFVIPDLQTWGALIGLGIMGQVLGWVCISKGLPKVDASIGGLALLLQPALALMWDILFFGRPTTALEYVGAAVVLGAIYLGSTKSKKGDS
- the sucC gene encoding ADP-forming succinate--CoA ligase subunit beta translates to MKIHEYQAKEILKDYNVPVPAGVATTEVDEAVKAAEEMKANGATLFVVKAQIHAGGRGKGETKNSGASGVILCDTIDEVRDAAESMLGDVLVTKQTGEEGQKVKRIYVTDGVEIEQEFYLGILLDRAKSKNVIMVSTEGGMDIETVAEETPEKIVKEWVEPGMDLQHNQARHLAFALGLEGDAFKKAVKFIMALYNCYLETDANLVEINPLVLTPGGDVMALDAKMTFDDNALYRHSDIEKLRDKSEENPVELEASEFGLNYVNLDGNVGCMVNGAGLAMATMDIIKLSGGEPANFLDVGGSANAETVKNGFRIILEDENVQAILINIFGGIVRCDRVANGVIEAVKDPEIAQKVDDVPIIVRLQGTNAEEAKEIIDNSDLNVISAVLLKDAAAEVSNVLAPAS
- a CDS encoding MarR family winged helix-turn-helix transcriptional regulator; its protein translation is MTDQSDSILDENIFFLAGALARKLSSEAEDQFARFGLSVSHALILMLVDQHPDIQPSMLAQKLYLKPSTISRLVQKLEQRELVQRSSEGRKSLIVCTTKGSERAKEIGGQWEQLKENKKEVLGERYMEVLSEMISNALEKIES
- the bshA gene encoding N-acetyl-alpha-D-glucosaminyl L-malate synthase BshA; this translates as MNIGIVCYPTFGGSGVVATELAKGLAERDHNVHVLSYDRPARLDTFRTNISYHEVNMNTYPLFEYPPYDLALANQMANLIEYEDIDVLHVHYAIPHATSAYLAKQILGDKATDVPLITTLHGTDITIVGSDPSYKSIVDFSINQSDGVTAVSKYLRDETYDRFDIKKEIAVIPNFIDLERFQRSDKEHFRKAISPDDEKIIVHVSNFREVKRVPDVVSVFDHVLKNDIKAKLLLVGDGPDRNRAERRCRELGVCDQVRFLGKQDQVEEVLSIADLFLIPSGSETFGLAALEAMSCSVPVISSNIGGLPEVNIHGETGFLCDLGDIDEMGQYAVDILSDEDLHKRIAKNARKQAEKFEMSKVITQYEEYYKQCRAEITEQTG
- a CDS encoding tetratricopeptide repeat protein; the protein is MRYFLILFIAFLLTGAVSDNARKANEAYENANYEEAITLYKKAIDANPKNAKLFFNLANAQAKAGKSEEAIRTFEQYKTMVDGPKDKARANYNIGNVLAKDKKWEKASEYYKQSLRHMNADSDAKHNFELALKKKQDNQKNKKNQNKKNQQQNKDQQKKDQQEQNKDQQKKNQKNKQQQNKQKQQQNKQKQENQKQKKQQKQPQKVSQAEAEKILKALEQKEKKLLQQFKKKKSKSSKSKNEKDW
- a CDS encoding BatD family protein produces the protein MRRIGKRFGIFLFGLCLLGAIFDSAHAQSSVSVSASVSQTTIYHGERVKFSVKISGNFNDVSRPQLPEFEGVRLLSNTPSTSRSYSYVNGQSSTSYTYTYYLTAQNKGAYQIPSASITIDGNTYQTDPIDIEIIDRNKAAESGSSGQPEIFLKMEVSDQKPVTGQQIIADVILFFKDGLEVSSYQPVPGWKAEGFWKEELKNASRPQASSTVIDGVRYRKARLLQFSLFPTKAGELEISPYEIIVSVQSGRGSGNPFSSFFGSGNRRKVELSSDPLKLTVKSVPDADDSNYLGAVGFFNISRFINTNSTKVGETVELTTRIEGTGNIPLITKPEYQLPDGLEVYEPQQNSTLDRKDHKISGRKTFTDVVIARSPGSYTIPAHKVSYFNPSQNKYITTTLSEINFEVAANPDAAVASNSQQEFPVRPVTGLASWITPTSVTLVSSWWFWVGGLFPLIIFGVGYWQKSYIEKMNTDQAFARSQQATEKAHDRLQEAISRSKNGNIKEAYNMLQKALTGFISDRLNLPQAGLSNADYVDALADNNVDQNLIKNVRMLLDKCASISYAPDSSHAYLKSHVGLAESTLEKLKKVL